One Pukyongiella litopenaei genomic window, CCTCGGTCTGCAGGTCAAAGGTGGAAGACGGCATCATCGTCAGCCCCAGATCGTATTCGCCCTTACCCAGATTGGCATAGATCGTCGCCACCGGGTTGACCGCCACCTCGATGCGCAGGTCCAATTCGCCGTCGTTGATCATGCGCATTAGGATCGGAACATAGGCCAGCATGAGCGGAGATGAGGCCCCGATACGGATCGGGGCGGTGTCAGCGTCACGCAGGTCCAGGATCAGCTTGCGCAGGCGTTCTAGATCCTCGTACGTGCGGTCCACCTCGGGCGAGAGCCTGCGGGCCAGAGCCGTCGGCACCAGCCGGCCCTTCACCCGTTCGAACAACGGCCCGGTCTGGTCCTCGGTCCGAAGCAGAAGCTGGCTCAGCGCGGATTGCGACACGTTCAGCACCTCAGCCGCGCGGGTCAGAGTTCCATAGTGCAAAATGGCCCGGAAAGCTTCGATCTGCCGGCTGTTCATCCTTCTCGGCGCTCCTGTCGCTGCCGGTCAGCCGATGACCTTCCTGTCTTCGCTTTCGGTCGGCGGTAGCGGATGGTGGCATTCTATCTCGACGCCATCAATAGCTCGCGTCGGCGGGGCGAGTTTGGCACAGGCCCCGGTCTTGTGCCACATGCAACGCGGCTCGAAAGCACAGCCGGATGCGCGGCGCATCGGGTCGGGCGCGCCGATCCCGAGCTCCAGATCGGGCAATTGCCCAACACGCGCGGGCGTCAGCGCCGAATCGAGCAGCGCCGAGGTATAGGGATGGCCCGGCCGCCTCAGGATGCGCTCGGCCGGACCGCTTTCGACAATGCGCCCGAGGTACATGATCGCCAGATCCGTGGCGAGGTTCTCGACCACGGCAAGGTTGTGGCTGATCAGGACATAGGACACGCCCATCTCGCTCTGCAGTTCGCGCAACAAGTTCAGCACCTGCGCCTGGATCGAAACGTCCAGCGCAGAGGTCGGCTCGTCGCAGATCACCACCTCGGGCTGCAGGATCAGCGCCCGGGCGATGGCGACGCGCTGGCGCTGGCCGCCCGACAACTGCGCCGGGTACGAGCCCGCATGGCGCTGGGTCAGGCCGACCCGGTCGAGGATCTCGCGGGTCCTCCGCTCGCGCTCGGCGGAACTGCGAACGCCATGAACGACCAGCGGATAGGCGACCGTCTCGGCCACCGTGCGCTTGGGGTTCAGCGAAGAATAGGGATCCTGGAACACCGGCTGGACGCGCCGGGCGAAGGGAATGCGTCCCACCTGTCCCACCGGCTTGGCATCGAGGAACACCTCGCCCGCATCCGGCCGGTCGAGCCCCAGCAGGATGCGGGCCAGGGTCGATTTGCCCGAGCCGGATTCCCCGACGATGCCCAATGTGCCCCCACGCTGAAGTTTCACCGAGACGCCGCGCAGCGCATGCAACTCGCGCGTGCCGCGGAACCACGATGCATCCGTTCGGAACACCCGCTCGATGTCTCGAGCCTCAAGCACCACGTCAGACGGCATGGGCGGTCTCCATGGCGGGACTGTCGATCAGTATGCAGCGGGCGCAATGTCCCTCGTCCGCGCGGCGCATGGCGACCGGCGCCGCGATGCACTCAGCACGCGCATGTGGGCAGCGGCCGTGAAAGGCGCAGCCCTGCGGCCGCTCCAGCAGGCTGGGCACGACGCCCGGAATCGATTCCAGTGGCGCCCCGCGTCCGGCGCCAAGCACCGGCGCGCTGTGCAGAAGTCCTTGTGAATAGGGATGCGCGGCGCGGCGCAGCACATCCTCGGCGCTACCAATCTCGATTACCTCGCCCGCGTACATCACCGCCACCCGGTCGGCGATGCCCGCGACCACACCCAGGTCGTGGGTGATGAAAAGCATCCCCATCCCGAACTCCTGCTGCAGGTCACGCAGCAGACGGAGGATCTGGATCTGAATGGTGACATCCAGCGCGCTGGTGGGCTCGTCGGCGATCAGCAGATCGGGGCCGCACATCAAAGCCATGGCGATCATCACCCGCTGGCGCAGCCCGCCCGAAAGCTGGTGGGGATATTGCTCCATCCGCTCGGCGGCATTGGTCATGCCGACCCGGTCCAGCAGGAACAGCGCCCGGTCCCACGCGTCCTTCCGGCTGCCGCCCTGGTGCCTGCGATAAACCTCGCAAAGCTGATTGGCGACCGTGTAAGAGGGGTTCAGGCTGGTCATCGCGTCCTGGAAGATCATTCCCATCCGGTTGCCGCGCAACGCCGCAAGCTGCCTGCGGCCGGCATGTGTCAGGTCCTTTCCCTGGAAGGAAAAACGCCCGGCGCGCAACCGGGCATGGCGCGGCAGCAGCCCCATTGCCGCCAGCGCTGCGGTGGACTTGCCACAGCCGGATTCACCGACGATGCACAGCGTCTCGCCCCGCTCGACTGTAAGCGACACGCCGCGCACCGCGTGGACGGTTCCGGCGCGTACCGGCAGTTCGACATGCAGGTCCTCAATCTCGACCAGGCTCATCGCCCCCGCCCCTTTGCCTCGGACAGGTCACGGATGCCGTCGCCCAGAAGGTTGATCGCCAGCACCAGCAGGAACAACGCCGCGCCGGGGATCGCGATGACCCAGGGGCTGAAGAACATGTAGGACTTTCCTTCCGAGATCATCAGCCCCCAGGATGGCGTCGGCGGGCGCACCCCCAGGCCGAGGAAGGACAGCGCCGCCTCCAGCAGGATAGCATGGGCCATCTCCAGCGTCGCCACGACTACCAGCGCATTGGCCGCGTTCGGCAGGATCTCGTGAAGCACGATGCGCCACGAGGAACAGCCGATTGCCCGTGCCGCCGCGACATAGTCCTGCGCGCGCAACTGCTGGAACAGACTGCGGGCGACCACCGCGAAACGGTCCCACAGCAGGAAGCCCAGCGTCAGGATCACCGTCACCAGCGAACTTCCGGCCAGCGCCGACACAGCCAGAGCGACAAGGATCACCGGGATCGCCAGCCGGACCGAAAGCACAAAGCTCACCGCCGCGTCGATCTTGCCCCCGAAGAACCCGGCCAGTGCGCCCAGAGTGATGCCGATGACCGACGAGATCAGCACCGTGCCGATGCCGATCACCAGAGAAATCCGTGATCCGTAGACGAGGCGCGAATAGTAGTCGCGCCCAAGCTGGTCCGTCCCCAGCGGATGCGCCATCGACCCGCCCTCGTGCCAGACCGGCGGGATCATCCTCTGCGACACGTTCTGCAGATAGGGATCGGCGGTCGCCAGCCAGGGGGCGAAGACGGCACAGATCACGATCAGCGCGATGATCCCGGCGCCGATGGAAAAGCCCAGGTGGCGCAGCTTCCCGCGCAACGAGCTCAGGCGTCGGCTGACACCGGGATGGGCCGAAAGCGGCAGCGACTTCATCCCGTCAGGTCCGCAGTCGCGGGTTCAGCGCCGCGTTCAGGATGTCGGCGCCGAGGTTCATGAACACGAAGATCGTCGCCACCACCAGCACGATGGACTGCACCATCGGAATGTCCGCGCGCTGGATCGATTCCCAGGCCAGATAGCCGACCCCGTGCAGGGCGAAGACGGATTCGACCACAACCGAACCGCCCAGCATGAACCCGAACTGCACCGCCGCCAGCGCCACCACGGGCAGGATGGCGTTACGCAGAGCGTGCTTGATCAGGACCGAGGCCTCGGACAGCCCCTTGGCGCGGGCAGTGCGGACGTAGTCGGACTCCATCACGTCGATCATTCCCGCCCGCGTCATCCGCATCAGCGCAGGCATGGCGTAATAGGCCAGCACCACCGCGGGCATGACGAAATGGCGCGCCGTGCCGTCGCCCGAGATCGGGAACCATTGCAGCCGCACACCGAACCAGATGATGCAGAGCAGCGCCAGCCAGAACGACGGGATGGCCTGCCCCGCCACGGCGAAGAACAGGGCGATGCGGTCGATGGCGGAATTCGGGTTCAGCCCCGAGACCACGCCGAGCGGCACGGCGACGAGGATCGCGAGCACGATCGCCGAAGCCCCCAGCGTCAGCGTTACCGGCAGGTATTCGGCCAGGATGGACGACACCGGCGTGCCGAAGAAATAGGATTTGCCAAGGTCGCCGCGCAGTACGTTGCCCAGCCAGGTGACGTATTGCACCGCCAGCGGCCGGTCGAGCCCGTGTTCGTGCCGCACCGCCGCGATGGTCTCTTCCGAGGCCGAGGCGCCGGCCAGCGCGACGGCGGCGTCCCCGGTCAGTCGCAGCAGCGAAAAGCTCACCATGGACACCATGAAGGC contains:
- a CDS encoding LysR family transcriptional regulator yields the protein MNSRQIEAFRAILHYGTLTRAAEVLNVSQSALSQLLLRTEDQTGPLFERVKGRLVPTALARRLSPEVDRTYEDLERLRKLILDLRDADTAPIRIGASSPLMLAYVPILMRMINDGELDLRIEVAVNPVATIYANLGKGEYDLGLTMMPSSTFDLQTEVIGQTEMVCLLHEDHPLAERDTISIADLKDQPIISYRPSIEFGAAIARTFRIEGVDYRPVFEVDLSIAAPVFVQQALGVAVVEGASPWWRFVGIRQRPLVPRITMPICFVTNAHTRTSSDVEALEMALRRIVNDAPDTGTGR
- a CDS encoding oligopeptide/dipeptide ABC transporter ATP-binding protein, translated to MPSDVVLEARDIERVFRTDASWFRGTRELHALRGVSVKLQRGGTLGIVGESGSGKSTLARILLGLDRPDAGEVFLDAKPVGQVGRIPFARRVQPVFQDPYSSLNPKRTVAETVAYPLVVHGVRSSAERERRTREILDRVGLTQRHAGSYPAQLSGGQRQRVAIARALILQPEVVICDEPTSALDVSIQAQVLNLLRELQSEMGVSYVLISHNLAVVENLATDLAIMYLGRIVESGPAERILRRPGHPYTSALLDSALTPARVGQLPDLELGIGAPDPMRRASGCAFEPRCMWHKTGACAKLAPPTRAIDGVEIECHHPLPPTESEDRKVIG
- a CDS encoding ABC transporter ATP-binding protein, coding for MSLVEIEDLHVELPVRAGTVHAVRGVSLTVERGETLCIVGESGCGKSTAALAAMGLLPRHARLRAGRFSFQGKDLTHAGRRQLAALRGNRMGMIFQDAMTSLNPSYTVANQLCEVYRRHQGGSRKDAWDRALFLLDRVGMTNAAERMEQYPHQLSGGLRQRVMIAMALMCGPDLLIADEPTSALDVTIQIQILRLLRDLQQEFGMGMLFITHDLGVVAGIADRVAVMYAGEVIEIGSAEDVLRRAAHPYSQGLLHSAPVLGAGRGAPLESIPGVVPSLLERPQGCAFHGRCPHARAECIAAPVAMRRADEGHCARCILIDSPAMETAHAV
- a CDS encoding ABC transporter permease, producing MKSLPLSAHPGVSRRLSSLRGKLRHLGFSIGAGIIALIVICAVFAPWLATADPYLQNVSQRMIPPVWHEGGSMAHPLGTDQLGRDYYSRLVYGSRISLVIGIGTVLISSVIGITLGALAGFFGGKIDAAVSFVLSVRLAIPVILVALAVSALAGSSLVTVILTLGFLLWDRFAVVARSLFQQLRAQDYVAAARAIGCSSWRIVLHEILPNAANALVVVATLEMAHAILLEAALSFLGLGVRPPTPSWGLMISEGKSYMFFSPWVIAIPGAALFLLVLAINLLGDGIRDLSEAKGRGR
- a CDS encoding ABC transporter permease, producing the protein MLQFALKRLALAVLVAFMVSMVSFSLLRLTGDAAVALAGASASEETIAAVRHEHGLDRPLAVQYVTWLGNVLRGDLGKSYFFGTPVSSILAEYLPVTLTLGASAIVLAILVAVPLGVVSGLNPNSAIDRIALFFAVAGQAIPSFWLALLCIIWFGVRLQWFPISGDGTARHFVMPAVVLAYYAMPALMRMTRAGMIDVMESDYVRTARAKGLSEASVLIKHALRNAILPVVALAAVQFGFMLGGSVVVESVFALHGVGYLAWESIQRADIPMVQSIVLVVATIFVFMNLGADILNAALNPRLRT